Proteins from a genomic interval of Pseudomonas versuta:
- the hemH gene encoding ferrochelatase yields MTEHALLLVNLGSPASTSVADVRSYLNQFLMDPYVIDVPWPLRRLIVSLILIKRPEQSAHAYASIWWDEGSPLVVLSRRLQQAMSKEWSKGPVELAMRYGEPSIETVLKRLAAQGIQKVTLAPLYPQFADSTVTTVIEEAKRVVKAAKLAIQISIVQPFYDQPEYLDALVASARPHLEQDYDHLLLSFHGLPERHLHKLDPTGNHCFKNADCCQNASAAVLATCYRAQCLRTAQAFAERMGLPEGKWSVAFQSRLGRAKWIEPYTEARLDALAKDGVKKILVMCPAFVADCIETLEEIGDRGREQFVAAGGEELVLVPCLNDNPEWAAALNTLCERAPLAL; encoded by the coding sequence ATGACCGAGCACGCACTATTGCTGGTTAACCTGGGGTCGCCCGCGTCTACTTCGGTAGCGGATGTACGCAGTTACCTGAACCAGTTTCTGATGGACCCGTATGTGATCGATGTGCCGTGGCCATTGCGACGTCTGATCGTGTCGCTGATTCTGATCAAGCGCCCCGAGCAATCGGCGCATGCCTATGCCTCCATCTGGTGGGATGAAGGCTCACCGCTTGTAGTCCTCAGCCGTCGTTTGCAGCAGGCGATGAGCAAAGAGTGGAGCAAGGGCCCGGTTGAGCTGGCGATGCGCTATGGCGAACCGTCAATTGAAACCGTACTCAAGCGTCTGGCCGCGCAGGGGATTCAAAAGGTCACGCTGGCGCCGTTGTATCCCCAGTTTGCCGACAGCACGGTGACCACGGTGATTGAAGAAGCCAAGCGCGTGGTTAAAGCCGCAAAGCTGGCCATTCAAATCTCCATCGTGCAGCCGTTTTACGATCAACCCGAATACCTTGACGCATTGGTGGCAAGTGCCAGGCCGCACCTGGAGCAGGATTACGATCATTTGTTGCTCAGCTTTCACGGTTTGCCCGAGCGTCATCTGCACAAGCTCGATCCGACCGGTAATCACTGCTTTAAAAATGCCGACTGCTGCCAGAACGCTTCAGCAGCCGTGTTGGCTACCTGTTACCGCGCGCAGTGCTTGCGTACTGCCCAGGCGTTTGCCGAACGCATGGGGTTGCCTGAGGGCAAGTGGTCGGTGGCGTTCCAGTCCCGATTGGGCCGGGCCAAATGGATCGAACCCTATACCGAGGCGCGGCTGGATGCTCTGGCCAAAGACGGGGTGAAGAAGATTCTGGTCATGTGCCCGGCGTTTGTGGCCGATTGCATTGAAACCCTGGAAGAAATCGGCGATCGCGGTCGCGAGCAGTTTGTTGCGGCGGGGGGCGAGGAGTTGGTGCTGGTGCCGTGTCTCAATGACAACCCTGAGTGGGCGGCAGCGTTGAACACGTTGTGTGAGCGGGCGCCACTGGCGCTGTAA